A region of Pirellulaceae bacterium DNA encodes the following proteins:
- a CDS encoding site-2 protease family protein, whose protein sequence is MNPMIAAISISMLTAILKAAFGLGFVIFVHELGHFLVAKACGVKCEKFYVGFDVPIKIGPIQLPRTLFRKQWGETEYGIGIVPLGGYVKMLGQDDNPANSAKEAERIRVAREESGAADAGDAPEIDPRSYPAKSVPQRLAIISAGVIMNLIFAVIFSMIAYRMGVSYTPCIVGSTTPGLSAWQVGLQTGDRIIQMDRDGTESENLRFDKDMVVKVMMTGANQDLDLRIQPYSAPGTTPQLPMWVDVELSSPREELNGRPVIGISPYATTKIGLPDEKTKLLSNLPIGQANPPLKFGDQIVAVNGDPVVNYEELSVQLARRVDEDLKLTIKRKAESGQAEADQFESILPRNPLRSLGINLRIGPIVAIQNGSLAEKVGLKVDDRVLTVNGNPIGDPLTLPAQLRRLAGKAVTIGVERPGVDEPVSISVTPVEPDMLHLGSGIGDPLAVEAVGFAFTIENVIVSVTPGSPADQAGVQAGDLLQEVGFIPASEEEKRLEEEIFSNLSPIPLGDKNRSWPVVQERIQMSQPNTKFNVVFIRDDLQKNVELVAVKSSEWNVPDRGLRLMTDEEVHRVSSWSDAFSLGVRETNESISQVYFILFRLVTGRISPTNLGGPASIATMAGMEANQSTARLLIFLTMLSANLAVINFLPIPVLDGGHAMFLLYEGIFRRPVNDRIAFGLTMAGFCFILGLMIFVIGLDVWRFSGLAS, encoded by the coding sequence ATGAATCCGATGATTGCGGCCATTTCGATTTCAATGCTGACGGCAATCCTGAAAGCAGCGTTTGGATTAGGGTTCGTCATCTTCGTACATGAGTTGGGTCATTTTCTTGTCGCAAAGGCATGCGGCGTGAAATGTGAAAAATTCTACGTGGGTTTCGATGTGCCGATCAAAATCGGTCCGATCCAACTTCCCCGCACGTTGTTTCGCAAGCAATGGGGCGAGACCGAGTATGGGATCGGCATCGTTCCACTCGGCGGATATGTGAAAATGTTGGGCCAAGACGACAATCCGGCTAACTCGGCCAAGGAAGCCGAACGGATTCGAGTCGCACGCGAGGAATCGGGTGCTGCTGACGCTGGTGACGCGCCAGAAATTGATCCGCGAAGTTATCCGGCCAAGAGTGTGCCACAACGCTTGGCGATCATTTCCGCCGGCGTGATCATGAATCTGATTTTCGCCGTGATCTTTAGCATGATTGCCTATCGCATGGGGGTAAGTTACACGCCGTGCATCGTGGGATCGACAACGCCCGGACTCTCAGCCTGGCAAGTCGGTTTGCAGACCGGCGATCGTATTATTCAAATGGATCGCGACGGCACCGAAAGTGAAAACCTGCGATTCGACAAAGACATGGTGGTGAAGGTCATGATGACCGGTGCCAACCAAGATCTCGATCTGCGTATCCAACCTTACTCGGCACCCGGAACAACTCCTCAGCTACCGATGTGGGTCGACGTCGAACTCAGTAGCCCCCGCGAAGAGTTGAACGGACGACCCGTGATCGGTATCAGCCCGTACGCCACAACAAAGATTGGCCTCCCTGATGAGAAAACCAAACTTTTGAGTAATCTGCCGATCGGCCAAGCTAATCCCCCGCTGAAATTCGGAGATCAGATCGTTGCCGTGAATGGTGATCCGGTCGTGAACTACGAAGAACTCAGCGTGCAACTGGCTCGTCGTGTCGACGAAGATCTCAAACTGACCATCAAACGAAAGGCAGAAAGTGGCCAGGCCGAGGCCGATCAATTCGAATCGATCTTGCCCCGAAACCCACTGCGTTCACTCGGTATTAACCTGCGAATCGGACCAATCGTCGCGATTCAAAACGGTTCCTTAGCGGAAAAAGTTGGACTCAAAGTTGACGATCGTGTGTTGACGGTCAACGGGAATCCGATTGGAGACCCCCTCACGTTACCCGCACAGTTGCGACGTCTGGCGGGAAAAGCCGTGACAATCGGCGTCGAACGACCGGGCGTTGATGAGCCCGTATCGATTTCGGTGACTCCCGTTGAGCCTGATATGCTCCATCTCGGAAGCGGGATTGGAGACCCTCTCGCTGTGGAAGCAGTTGGATTCGCTTTCACCATCGAAAATGTCATTGTGTCGGTGACGCCAGGCTCGCCAGCGGACCAAGCTGGTGTGCAAGCCGGTGATCTGTTGCAAGAGGTTGGTTTTATCCCAGCCAGCGAAGAAGAAAAGCGTTTGGAAGAGGAAATCTTTTCAAATTTGAGCCCCATCCCGTTAGGTGATAAGAATCGATCTTGGCCTGTGGTGCAAGAACGAATTCAGATGAGTCAACCCAACACGAAATTCAATGTGGTTTTCATCCGTGATGATCTGCAAAAGAACGTGGAATTGGTGGCCGTGAAGTCCTCGGAATGGAATGTGCCTGACCGTGGTCTGCGACTGATGACGGATGAGGAGGTCCATCGCGTAAGCTCATGGTCAGATGCCTTTAGTCTGGGAGTCCGAGAGACAAACGAGTCGATCAGTCAAGTCTACTTCATTCTCTTCCGTCTCGTGACCGGGCGAATCTCACCAACTAACTTGGGCGGACCGGCCTCCATCGCGACCATGGCTGGCATGGAAGCGAATCAAAGCACCGCTCGCTTGCTCATCTTTTTGACCATGCTGAGCGCTAACCTCGCCGTCATTAACTTTTTACCCATTCCCGTTCTTGACGGTGGCCACGCGATGTTCTTGCTTTACGAAGGAATCTTTCGTCGACCCGTCAACGATCGGATCGCTTTCGGACTGACAATGGCCGGATTCTGCTTCATTTTGGGCCTAATGATCTTCGTGATCGGACTCGACGTCTGGCGATTTTCTGGATTGGCCAGCTAA
- a CDS encoding HAD-IA family hydrolase, which yields MVEQRSVRTIMFDAVGTLLFAKPNVVDVYHGLGATHGSRVTRDRVGDRFRTAVDLFHRRPGQGQLPMATSQDDEYRRWQSIVAYVFLDLSDTSDLFEALWNHFSKPEHWSVYDDVPATLQTLRDRGFQLGIASNFDRRLEQIAEQLKLQIPDEFVFHSAGLGVRKPAKDFFRRIERACDLLSHQLLLVGDSREVDYLAAEQAGWQAVWLRRGSGDDLESGQISDLHQLSEVIAAC from the coding sequence GTGGTCGAACAACGGTCAGTTCGGACCATTATGTTTGATGCGGTGGGAACCCTCCTGTTCGCCAAACCGAATGTCGTTGATGTCTATCACGGCTTGGGGGCGACCCATGGAAGTCGGGTGACGCGAGACCGGGTGGGAGATCGATTTCGAACGGCCGTTGATCTGTTTCACCGTCGTCCTGGCCAGGGGCAGTTGCCCATGGCAACTTCTCAAGATGATGAGTACCGACGTTGGCAGTCGATTGTCGCTTATGTGTTTTTGGATCTGTCCGACACCTCAGATCTCTTTGAAGCGTTGTGGAATCATTTCTCCAAACCAGAGCACTGGAGCGTTTATGATGATGTCCCGGCGACGCTGCAAACCCTTCGCGATCGCGGCTTCCAACTCGGAATTGCATCCAACTTTGATCGACGTTTGGAGCAGATCGCTGAACAGCTGAAGCTGCAAATACCGGACGAGTTCGTATTTCATTCAGCCGGTTTGGGGGTGCGGAAACCTGCAAAGGATTTCTTTCGACGCATCGAGCGAGCCTGTGACCTGCTTTCCCACCAACTTCTTTTGGTGGGTGATAGCCGAGAAGTGGATTATTTGGCGGCGGAACAGGCGGGTTGGCAGGCCGTCTGGTTGCGGCGTGGAAGCGGGGATGATTTGGAGTCGGGCCAAATATCCGATTTACATCAGCTGAGCGAAGTGATAGCTGCTTGCTGA
- a CDS encoding HU family DNA-binding protein, with protein sequence MNDTPKKAMTKTEIIASLSASTGLSKQQVNGFFDELVKLIGDNLDEAGPGVFNIPGLMKVRVVRKPAQPEREGINPFTKETTTFKAKPARNVVKISPLKRLKDVV encoded by the coding sequence ATGAACGATACACCAAAAAAGGCGATGACCAAGACCGAGATTATCGCTTCCTTGTCGGCGAGTACGGGTCTTTCGAAACAACAGGTGAACGGTTTCTTTGACGAACTCGTCAAATTAATCGGTGACAACCTGGACGAAGCTGGCCCCGGAGTCTTTAACATTCCAGGACTGATGAAGGTGCGAGTGGTTCGCAAACCGGCTCAACCGGAGCGTGAAGGGATCAATCCGTTCACGAAGGAAACGACAACATTCAAGGCCAAGCCAGCTCGCAACGTCGTCAAGATCAGCCCGTTAAAGCGGCTGAAGGACGTGGTCTGA
- the sdhA gene encoding succinate dehydrogenase flavoprotein subunit, whose translation MAKQRVMIIGGGLAGLSAAMKLSEIGIDVDLMSLTPVKRSHSVCAQGGINSCNDQTRQLGDSEWKHLDDTVYGGDFLQHQPPVKEMAYWAPKVIDLMDRLGVTFNRTGEGYLDRRRFGGTLFKRTAFAGATTGQQLLYALDEQVRRWEGQGKVRKFEFWDFLAPIVDESGVCRGCVAQDLVSMKIESFAADAVIVASGGCGLIFGRSTMSMACNGSAVSRCFQSGVNYANGEFIQVHPTAIPGADKLRLMSESARGEGGRVWVPRTPQDPRDPRDIPEAERYYFLEERYPTYGNLVPRDIATREIFDVCVYEGLSVDATRQCVYLDLTHIERSELDRKLGGILEIYEKFQGVDPRDVPMKIFPAVHYSMGGLWADYEKSADGGLEPGSPRNQVTNIPGLYAIGECDYQYHGANRLGANSLLSCIFSGLFVAPCIDTWLKNAPGTAADQPSSLFEQAESREQARHEQLLSGPTKGENPYLLHQQLGDVMTKACTVVRHNKNLDEAYETVSELSDRAQNCSLSDTGQWTNQNVVFTKALSDMFPIAKAILKGARQRDECRGAHFKPDFARQGIEAQDPAERDRQAEAWCDAFEQNNQKWLKSTVASWDGSHPDLTYEDVDVSLIPPRPRLYGLVGGEAIEQAWKQRAAKVENGAKPAEQTVKAGS comes from the coding sequence ATGGCAAAGCAACGCGTAATGATCATCGGTGGCGGACTGGCCGGCTTGTCGGCTGCGATGAAGCTGTCCGAGATCGGGATCGACGTCGATTTGATGAGCTTGACCCCCGTGAAACGCTCTCACAGCGTTTGCGCTCAGGGTGGCATCAACAGTTGCAATGATCAGACGCGTCAACTGGGCGACAGCGAATGGAAACATTTGGATGATACCGTCTACGGAGGTGATTTCTTACAGCACCAACCGCCGGTAAAAGAGATGGCCTACTGGGCGCCGAAGGTGATCGATTTGATGGACCGATTGGGGGTTACCTTTAACCGTACGGGTGAAGGTTACCTCGATCGCCGGCGATTCGGCGGTACACTTTTCAAAAGAACGGCCTTCGCCGGCGCGACCACAGGGCAACAATTACTCTACGCGTTGGATGAGCAGGTTCGCCGCTGGGAGGGCCAAGGCAAAGTTCGAAAGTTTGAATTCTGGGACTTCCTCGCACCCATCGTTGATGAATCCGGCGTTTGTCGAGGCTGTGTTGCTCAGGATCTTGTCTCGATGAAAATCGAATCGTTTGCTGCCGACGCGGTCATCGTCGCGAGTGGTGGTTGCGGCTTAATCTTCGGACGCTCGACAATGTCGATGGCGTGTAATGGAAGTGCGGTAAGTCGATGTTTTCAGTCTGGAGTGAACTACGCGAACGGCGAATTCATCCAGGTCCATCCCACGGCCATTCCTGGCGCAGACAAACTACGATTGATGAGTGAGTCAGCACGAGGTGAGGGGGGGCGCGTTTGGGTGCCGAGAACTCCTCAGGATCCGCGAGACCCGAGAGACATTCCCGAAGCCGAACGATACTACTTTCTGGAAGAACGCTATCCGACCTACGGCAACTTGGTCCCGCGTGACATCGCAACTCGCGAGATCTTCGATGTGTGCGTCTATGAAGGTCTGAGCGTCGACGCGACTCGACAATGTGTCTACCTTGATCTAACCCATATCGAACGCAGCGAACTGGATCGTAAGCTTGGAGGCATCCTCGAGATTTACGAGAAATTCCAGGGAGTTGACCCACGTGATGTGCCGATGAAAATCTTCCCAGCAGTCCACTACAGCATGGGCGGATTGTGGGCAGACTACGAAAAATCTGCTGACGGTGGACTCGAACCTGGATCGCCACGCAATCAGGTGACGAACATTCCCGGACTATATGCGATCGGCGAGTGCGACTACCAGTACCATGGAGCCAACCGCCTGGGAGCGAATTCGCTCCTCAGCTGCATCTTTTCAGGGCTATTTGTCGCCCCCTGCATCGACACCTGGCTTAAGAACGCGCCAGGCACGGCAGCCGATCAGCCTTCCTCTCTGTTCGAACAAGCTGAGTCGCGGGAGCAAGCACGTCACGAGCAACTGCTCTCAGGCCCCACAAAGGGCGAGAATCCCTATCTTTTGCACCAGCAGCTTGGGGATGTGATGACCAAAGCCTGCACGGTGGTTCGACACAATAAAAACCTGGACGAGGCTTACGAAACGGTTAGCGAGCTGAGTGACCGAGCCCAAAACTGCTCCCTCTCAGACACGGGACAGTGGACAAACCAAAACGTCGTATTCACCAAAGCTCTGTCCGACATGTTCCCAATCGCAAAAGCAATTTTGAAAGGTGCTCGACAACGCGACGAATGCCGCGGTGCACACTTCAAACCGGATTTTGCCCGCCAAGGTATCGAAGCCCAAGATCCGGCCGAGCGAGACCGCCAAGCCGAGGCTTGGTGTGATGCGTTCGAGCAAAACAATCAAAAGTGGCTCAAATCCACCGTCGCTAGTTGGGACGGTAGCCACCCTGACCTCACCTACGAAGACGTTGACGTATCACTCATTCCACCACGTCCTCGACTCTACGGCCTGGTGGGAGGTGAGGCAATCGAGCAAGCATGGAAACAACGTGCTGCCAAAGTCGAGAATGGCGCAAAACCCGCTGAGCAAACCGTCAAAGCTGGAAGCTGA
- a CDS encoding succinate dehydrogenase cytochrome b558 subunit, translated as MNDLSASNQSWLVRHEFLIRRLHSLSGLIPVGAYMVVHLITNASVLDSPATFQNNVYRIHSLGRILPLVEWGFIFTPILFHAILGVVIIRSGLPNSGTYQSSSNIRYSLQRATGMIAFVFIVWHVFHMHGWFHFEGWLDKVAHPLNGANFRPYNAATSLALAMKGTLVPVLYAIGILSCVFHLANGIWTMGITWGVWITPAAQRRANYVCGAFGVGLAVVGLAALAGTKTIPVGDALKVEEEMYDARVASGELNPERAEAEHKTYSPSELKEVEEEIDAEQEAKSTDSEQADAGSDSDSVRFQ; from the coding sequence GTGAACGATCTGTCTGCTTCCAACCAATCCTGGCTGGTTCGCCATGAGTTCCTCATCCGCCGACTCCATTCGCTCAGCGGGCTTATTCCGGTGGGAGCCTACATGGTTGTCCACCTGATCACGAACGCGAGTGTGTTGGATTCGCCGGCCACATTCCAAAATAATGTTTACCGTATCCACAGCCTGGGGCGTATCCTGCCGCTAGTCGAGTGGGGCTTCATTTTTACGCCAATTTTGTTCCACGCCATTCTAGGCGTCGTGATCATTCGTAGCGGGCTCCCGAACAGCGGCACTTATCAAAGCAGCAGCAACATCCGCTACAGCCTGCAACGGGCAACCGGAATGATTGCCTTTGTTTTCATTGTTTGGCATGTGTTTCACATGCACGGCTGGTTCCACTTTGAAGGCTGGCTTGACAAAGTGGCGCATCCGTTAAACGGTGCGAATTTCCGCCCCTACAATGCGGCCACTTCGCTGGCGTTGGCCATGAAAGGCACACTTGTGCCAGTGTTGTATGCGATTGGAATTTTGTCTTGTGTGTTCCACCTCGCGAACGGCATCTGGACAATGGGAATTACCTGGGGGGTTTGGATCACACCTGCCGCCCAACGTCGGGCGAACTATGTTTGTGGTGCGTTTGGGGTCGGTTTGGCCGTCGTTGGTCTCGCTGCTTTGGCTGGGACCAAGACCATTCCAGTGGGTGACGCCCTCAAGGTAGAAGAAGAGATGTACGACGCGCGGGTTGCGTCGGGTGAGCTCAACCCGGAAAGGGCCGAAGCGGAGCACAAGACGTATTCGCCCTCCGAATTGAAGGAAGTGGAGGAAGAGATCGACGCTGAGCAGGAGGCAAAGTCGACGGACTCGGAACAAGCCGACGCAGGAAGCGACTCGGACTCTGTTCGTTTTCAATGA
- the ftsH gene encoding ATP-dependent zinc metalloprotease FtsH — protein MSQNESNKRGSEGKNNSYNFLLFATVFGIAILFVVFYVVGSAEEIAYPQLLRLVEEKKTNPDAQFKVKVGAQEIVYSDLQPNGQPLRIGNTSIEGKIKRKSPTEDKVVEFRSYKSESEADLTRLTTALDAAGIRWQHRPGPSIWRSYAPMFVISGLFLLFFFLMLRRLGGAGSPMSFGRSRGRLYAQEDLGVTFDDVAGIDEAVEEVREVVDFLKSPEKYQKLGGRIPKGVLLVGPPGTGKTLLAKAIAGEAGVPFYSLSGSDFVEMFVGVGAARVRDMFQQAEAKAPCIIFIDELDALGKSRGSGMVGGHDEREQTLNALLVEMDGFASNSGVIVMAATNRPEMLDQALLRPGRFDRQVLVDRPDVRGREDILKVHVKQVKLDPTVNLKEVAAISPGFAGADLANLVNEAALLAARKSKSAVAMSEFDDGVERVTAGLEKKQRIMNEDEKYRVAYHEGGHALVAFSLPNTDPVHKVSIIPRGLAALGYTLQRPEGDRFLMTQPELESRIQVLLAGTVAEELVFRDISTGAQNDLERATDIARSMVMDYGMSELGRISYRDSSRSAFLATPGEDRTHGHSELTAQRIDEGVAKIIDSCLTSVREILMTRKEALVALAEELMVVESVDGMELQRIMEESSTSPRVVPGTVDSIKTTGNADTEEPASTGDDNQASGSI, from the coding sequence ATGAGCCAAAACGAATCAAATAAGCGTGGGTCTGAGGGCAAAAACAACAGCTATAACTTTCTGCTGTTCGCAACGGTCTTTGGGATCGCGATCCTATTCGTAGTTTTTTACGTGGTCGGGTCAGCCGAAGAAATCGCCTATCCCCAACTGTTGCGTCTGGTCGAAGAGAAAAAAACCAATCCAGACGCTCAATTCAAGGTAAAAGTCGGTGCACAAGAGATCGTCTACAGCGATCTCCAGCCCAACGGGCAGCCGCTGAGAATTGGCAACACCTCCATCGAAGGCAAAATTAAAAGGAAAAGCCCGACGGAAGACAAAGTCGTCGAATTCCGTAGCTATAAAAGCGAAAGCGAAGCCGATCTGACTCGGCTCACGACTGCACTCGACGCCGCTGGTATCCGTTGGCAACATCGACCGGGGCCCAGCATTTGGCGATCCTACGCGCCCATGTTTGTCATTAGCGGCCTGTTTTTACTCTTTTTCTTTCTAATGTTACGGCGGCTTGGCGGTGCAGGATCTCCCATGTCCTTCGGGCGAAGTCGTGGTCGATTGTATGCCCAAGAGGATTTGGGAGTCACCTTCGACGACGTCGCAGGCATCGACGAAGCTGTCGAAGAAGTCCGCGAGGTCGTTGACTTCCTCAAATCACCCGAAAAATACCAAAAGCTAGGCGGCCGAATTCCAAAGGGAGTTTTGCTGGTTGGTCCCCCTGGAACGGGGAAGACGTTGCTCGCAAAGGCGATCGCGGGCGAAGCGGGGGTCCCTTTCTATAGCCTCTCAGGCTCCGATTTTGTGGAGATGTTTGTCGGGGTCGGTGCCGCACGGGTGCGCGACATGTTCCAACAGGCCGAGGCCAAGGCACCGTGCATCATTTTCATTGACGAATTAGATGCACTCGGGAAATCACGCGGGTCAGGCATGGTCGGTGGGCATGACGAACGCGAGCAAACACTGAATGCCCTGCTTGTTGAGATGGATGGCTTTGCCTCCAACAGCGGAGTCATTGTCATGGCGGCCACGAATCGGCCCGAAATGCTGGACCAGGCGCTGCTCCGACCAGGTCGCTTTGACCGACAAGTGCTGGTTGATCGACCGGATGTGCGTGGGCGAGAGGACATTCTGAAGGTGCACGTCAAACAGGTAAAACTCGATCCGACAGTCAACCTCAAGGAAGTTGCTGCAATTAGCCCAGGGTTCGCCGGAGCTGATCTCGCGAATCTTGTCAATGAAGCAGCTCTGCTGGCGGCTCGAAAAAGCAAATCGGCCGTGGCGATGTCCGAATTCGACGACGGTGTCGAACGAGTCACTGCTGGCTTGGAAAAGAAGCAGCGGATCATGAATGAAGATGAAAAGTATCGGGTCGCCTATCACGAAGGCGGGCATGCTCTGGTCGCGTTCAGCTTGCCGAATACCGATCCGGTTCACAAGGTCTCCATCATCCCACGCGGACTAGCAGCACTCGGCTATACGCTCCAAAGACCCGAGGGAGATCGATTTCTCATGACCCAACCTGAGCTCGAAAGTCGGATTCAGGTCCTGTTGGCAGGCACGGTTGCCGAGGAATTAGTCTTCCGTGACATCTCCACGGGCGCCCAAAACGACTTGGAACGGGCAACGGACATCGCCCGCAGCATGGTGATGGACTACGGCATGAGCGAGCTCGGCCGCATCAGCTACCGCGACAGCAGCCGATCGGCATTTCTGGCCACTCCCGGTGAAGATCGGACCCACGGACACAGCGAACTCACCGCACAACGGATCGACGAAGGAGTCGCCAAAATCATCGATTCATGTCTGACAAGCGTCCGCGAAATCCTCATGACCCGCAAAGAGGCATTGGTCGCGTTAGCGGAAGAATTAATGGTCGTGGAATCCGTCGATGGCATGGAACTTCAGCGGATCATGGAAGAAAGTTCAACCAGTCCGCGAGTGGTGCCCGGCACAGTCGACTCGATAAAAACCACGGGCAACGCCGATACCGAAGAGCCAGCCTCGACGGGCGACGACAATCAAGCCAGTGGATCGATCTAG
- a CDS encoding response regulator: MLITDDDRDFRETLCEMFRKRGFRTLLAADGEEALEIVRASEVHLVLMDMHMPRLTGMEAIERIKQFRSRLPCILISGQLDDEIRSRVQAFDVLAKPVSCAEVTRSVSAALKFTYNWSVL; the protein is encoded by the coding sequence TTGCTGATCACTGACGATGACCGAGATTTTCGGGAAACATTGTGTGAAATGTTTCGAAAGCGTGGTTTTCGAACGCTTTTGGCGGCCGACGGCGAGGAAGCGTTGGAGATTGTCCGTGCATCCGAGGTCCATTTGGTCCTCATGGACATGCATATGCCGCGCTTGACCGGCATGGAGGCGATCGAGCGGATAAAGCAGTTCCGCTCGCGTTTGCCCTGTATCTTGATCTCCGGACAGTTAGACGACGAGATTCGCTCGCGTGTGCAGGCTTTTGACGTTTTGGCCAAGCCCGTCAGTTGTGCGGAAGTAACTCGCTCTGTTTCAGCCGCACTCAAATTCACCTACAACTGGTCTGTGTTGTAG
- the dxr gene encoding 1-deoxy-D-xylulose-5-phosphate reductoisomerase, with protein MSNVAILGSTGSIGCSTLEVIDASAGRLHAHALTAHSRMKEAVQQAQHCRPRWLVATSLRNRDEFSWSDLPAETEVLVGAEGIERVVTDEAIDVVVAAIVGSAGLDGTWAAIEAGKCIALANKETLVVAGSLVMQLARERNAPIIPVDSEHSAIFQALSAGKSAEVKRIVLTASGGPFRDRSLDQMNRVTPAEALAHPTWKMGPKITIDSATMMNKALEIIEARWLFDLRPDQIQVMVHPQSIVHSLVEFVDGSVVAQLGPPDMKLPIQYALTYPQRWEGVAERMDWSQPFQLTFDPPDEEKFPAIALGHEVARLGGTSGVVVNAANEAAVQGFLDGRLRFTEIVRACKAVLEHHEYDAKPTLADLNRLDTWAREEVFRWICT; from the coding sequence GTGTCGAACGTCGCGATCCTGGGATCTACCGGCAGTATCGGATGTAGCACGTTAGAGGTTATCGATGCCTCGGCGGGTCGTTTGCATGCGCACGCCTTGACCGCCCATAGCCGCATGAAAGAGGCGGTTCAGCAGGCTCAGCATTGCCGGCCCCGCTGGCTGGTGGCAACTTCGCTGCGAAATCGGGATGAATTTTCCTGGTCAGATTTGCCGGCTGAGACCGAAGTACTGGTCGGTGCCGAGGGAATTGAACGAGTTGTCACGGACGAGGCGATCGACGTGGTGGTCGCGGCCATTGTCGGCAGTGCCGGCTTGGACGGCACTTGGGCTGCGATTGAAGCGGGTAAATGTATCGCTTTGGCCAACAAAGAGACGCTGGTCGTGGCCGGTTCATTGGTGATGCAATTGGCTCGGGAACGGAATGCACCGATTATTCCAGTCGACAGCGAGCATAGTGCCATTTTTCAAGCTTTGTCCGCTGGGAAATCAGCCGAGGTCAAGCGGATCGTGTTGACGGCGAGCGGGGGCCCGTTTCGTGACCGGTCGCTCGATCAGATGAATCGGGTGACACCGGCCGAGGCTTTGGCCCACCCCACCTGGAAAATGGGGCCTAAGATCACCATCGATTCGGCGACAATGATGAATAAGGCCTTGGAAATTATCGAGGCACGTTGGTTGTTCGATCTGCGACCCGACCAAATTCAGGTCATGGTCCACCCTCAGTCGATTGTCCATTCCTTGGTAGAATTTGTGGATGGCTCGGTGGTGGCCCAACTCGGACCACCCGATATGAAGCTGCCGATCCAGTATGCTTTGACCTATCCTCAACGATGGGAAGGTGTGGCGGAGCGAATGGACTGGAGTCAGCCGTTTCAACTGACTTTTGATCCGCCCGATGAGGAAAAGTTTCCGGCGATTGCCCTCGGGCATGAAGTGGCTCGGTTAGGAGGCACTTCGGGGGTGGTCGTCAATGCGGCCAATGAAGCGGCCGTTCAAGGTTTCTTGGATGGTCGATTGAGATTTACTGAAATTGTTCGCGCCTGCAAGGCGGTTCTGGAACATCACGAATATGATGCGAAGCCAACGCTTGCCGATCTGAATCGGCTGGATACGTGGGCACGTGAGGAGGTTTTTCGGTGGATTTGCACATGA
- the sdhB gene encoding succinate dehydrogenase iron-sulfur subunit: protein MISASGNGQSTPHSFEVRILRQNGPGEASYWERHRVPHQQDMNVISVLQSVAAQAETADGRTVAPVAWDCNCLEEVCGACTMVINGRVRQACSAIVDRLLDDNPQEIELRPMTKFPVVRDLVVDRGRMFNALSRVKAWVNADGYYDLGPGPLVPRNDQEQIYPLSQCMSCGCCLEACPQYTKVEIQPQAGESQESLKEREDQAYSTAFLGPQAISQAVLFNLNPAGKSQASERLEALSGPGGLQICGNAQNCVAVCPKEIPLTTSIARAGRATTVHAFKKWFDR from the coding sequence ATGATTTCTGCATCTGGAAATGGGCAGTCCACACCCCACTCATTTGAAGTCCGCATCCTCCGCCAAAACGGCCCCGGAGAGGCTAGTTACTGGGAACGTCATCGCGTGCCTCACCAACAGGACATGAACGTCATCAGCGTCCTACAGTCCGTCGCAGCTCAGGCGGAAACGGCCGATGGCCGGACAGTCGCACCGGTGGCCTGGGACTGCAACTGCCTCGAGGAAGTTTGCGGTGCCTGCACAATGGTGATCAACGGTCGTGTCAGACAAGCCTGCTCCGCGATAGTGGACCGACTGCTCGACGACAACCCGCAGGAGATCGAACTGAGACCGATGACGAAGTTTCCCGTCGTACGTGACTTGGTGGTGGACCGCGGTCGAATGTTTAACGCTCTGAGCCGCGTGAAAGCCTGGGTCAACGCCGATGGATACTACGACTTGGGTCCTGGACCCCTGGTACCCCGCAACGATCAAGAACAGATTTATCCGCTCAGTCAGTGCATGAGCTGTGGCTGCTGCCTAGAAGCTTGTCCTCAGTACACAAAAGTTGAGATTCAACCGCAGGCCGGAGAGTCGCAGGAATCGCTGAAGGAGCGGGAGGACCAAGCCTATTCCACCGCATTTCTTGGCCCTCAGGCGATCAGCCAAGCGGTCTTATTCAATCTCAACCCGGCTGGCAAATCTCAAGCCTCCGAGCGATTGGAAGCACTCAGTGGACCGGGCGGGCTACAAATTTGCGGAAACGCCCAAAACTGCGTTGCCGTTTGCCCGAAAGAAATCCCGTTGACGACGTCGATCGCACGGGCTGGACGGGCAACCACTGTACACGCTTTCAAGAAGTGGTTCGACCGATAG